From the Synechococcus sp. HK01-R genome, one window contains:
- a CDS encoding SDR family NAD(P)-dependent oxidoreductase — translation MSLSRWNGLALIVGAGGIGRTLASQLRQRASGLHVVLCGRQQGPEVAWELDLEQQDSLGDLAPRIASSGLPLRLVINASGWLHDQHHQPEKRLQQVDADALLKSFSINAMAPLLLAKAVEPCLLRDHPFHFASLSARVGSITDNRSGGWYAYRGAKAAQNMYLRSLSLEWARRFPSACVTLLHPGTTDTALSRPFQTFVAADRLFSPERAAVQLLDVLSQQTPEQSGAFLAWDGQSIPW, via the coding sequence ATGTCCCTCAGTCGTTGGAACGGTCTGGCCCTGATCGTGGGGGCTGGCGGAATTGGTCGTACCCTGGCCTCTCAGTTGCGTCAGCGTGCATCGGGTTTGCATGTGGTTCTCTGCGGTCGCCAGCAGGGCCCTGAGGTCGCCTGGGAGCTCGATCTAGAGCAACAGGACTCCCTAGGCGACTTGGCACCACGGATCGCTTCCTCTGGGCTTCCTCTGCGCCTAGTGATCAATGCTTCGGGTTGGCTCCATGATCAACACCATCAACCTGAAAAGCGACTGCAGCAGGTTGATGCCGATGCCTTGCTGAAAAGTTTCTCGATCAATGCGATGGCTCCGCTCCTCCTGGCCAAGGCCGTGGAGCCATGTTTGCTGCGCGATCACCCCTTTCACTTCGCCAGCCTCAGTGCCAGGGTCGGCAGCATTACCGATAACCGCAGTGGTGGTTGGTATGCCTATCGAGGTGCCAAGGCCGCGCAGAACATGTATCTGCGCTCATTGAGCCTTGAATGGGCCCGACGTTTCCCTTCGGCCTGCGTCACCCTCCTTCACCCTGGGACCACCGACACAGCTCTCTCCAGACCATTTCAAACGTTTGTAGCTGCCGATCGACTCTTCAGCCCTGAGCGGGCAGCTGTCCAGCTTCTCGATGTTCTCTCCCAGCAGACGCCTGAACAAAGTGGTGCCTTCCTCGCCTGGGATGGTCAGTCGATTCCCTGGTGA
- a CDS encoding DUF2237 family protein gives MTGWFRDGHCRTESSDLGQHSVCCVMTEAFLSYSKAQGNDLSTPVPAFGFPGLRPGDHWCVCAPRWRQAYEDGMAPLVRLAATERSTLDLIPLEILKRHAHQGID, from the coding sequence ATGACAGGTTGGTTTCGCGATGGCCATTGCCGCACCGAGAGCTCTGACCTGGGGCAGCACAGCGTCTGCTGCGTCATGACCGAAGCCTTTCTCAGCTACAGCAAGGCTCAGGGGAATGATCTGTCGACCCCTGTGCCGGCCTTCGGCTTTCCAGGGCTACGCCCGGGGGACCACTGGTGCGTGTGTGCTCCACGCTGGCGGCAGGCCTATGAGGACGGAATGGCACCGCTGGTGCGCTTGGCGGCCACCGAACGCAGCACCCTGGACCTGATCCCTCTGGAGATCCTCAAGCGACACGCTCACCAGGGAATCGACTGA
- a CDS encoding DUF4090 family protein, whose translation MDLSGPDAIDRAIDAGIDLDGTPLPEAMLNLYRDVMEKEGQRKRSGVRKSMRNRVVRTGAKHFDQETLNQRLIEAGWDGLKEKEISFYYG comes from the coding sequence ATGGACCTCAGTGGACCTGATGCCATCGACCGCGCCATTGATGCGGGGATCGATCTCGACGGCACGCCGCTACCGGAAGCCATGCTCAACCTCTACCGCGATGTCATGGAGAAGGAAGGGCAAAGAAAGCGCAGTGGTGTCCGCAAATCAATGCGCAATCGCGTGGTGAGAACAGGAGCCAAGCATTTCGACCAAGAGACCCTCAACCAACGATTGATCGAAGCGGGCTGGGACGGCCTCAAGGAGAAGGAAATCAGCTTCTACTACGGCTGA
- the metH gene encoding methionine synthase, which yields MQSDKVAPTTAASRFLTRLHSPDRPVLVFDGATGTSLQQLNLTAEDFGGAELEGCNENLVITRPDAVQAVHRQFLEAGCDVIETDSFGAASVVLAEYGLEDQAFLLNQRAAELARAVADEYSTEAKPRFVAGSMGPTTKLPTLGHIEFDTLRSAYQEQAEGLLAGGVDLYIVETCQDVLQIKAALQGIEAAFEKAGERRPLMVSVTMETTGTMLVGSDIAAVVAILEPFPIDILGLNCATGPEQMKEHIRYLAEQSPFVVSCIPNAGLPENVGGVAHYRLQPMELKMQLMHFVEDLGVQVIGGCCGTTPAHIQALAELAEDLKAAERPSRHSAMERTQLSYEPAAASIYGATTYHQDNSFLIVGERLNASGSKKVRELLNAEDWDGLVAVARGQVKENAHILDVNVDYVGRDGERDMHELVSRVVTNINLPLMLDSTEWQKMEAGLKVAGGKCILNSTNYEDGDERFFKVLELARRYGAAVVIGTIDEEGMARTADKKVAIAKRAYRDAVEYGIPAREIFYDPLALPISTGIEEDRRNGLETIEAIRRIRSELPGVHVLLGVSNVSFGLSPAARISLNSVFLHDCCEAGMDAAIVSPAKILPLIKISEEHQQVCRDLILDRRRFEGGVCSYDPLTELTTLFEGVSAKEARQSGPSLTDLPIEERLKQHIIDGERIGLEEALNLGLQQYAPLEIVNTYLLDGMKVVGDLFGSGQMQLPFVLQSAETMKAAVAYLEPHMEKTDGKRSAKAKFLIATVKGDVHDIGKNLVDIILTNNGYEVINLGIKQDVGAIIAAQQEHQADCIAMSGLLVKSTAFMKDNLEAFNEAGISVPVILGGAALTPRFVNKDCSEVYKGKVVYGRDAFTDLRFMDAFVSARSEGSWDDHQGFLNGIPEGVGLAASGFSDDREAVDGEADASVQPTTSVGASPDPQPLSTERSDAVPAETANKPPFLGSHLLQGEPDIPLEQVIAYLDRQALFAGQWQMRKTKEQSREDYEAQLEETAEPILQNWLNRIREEHLLQPAVAYGYFPCGRDGNSLIVFAEDATTTLGRFDLPRQRSGNRYCIADFFRDLEGGRPSDVLPMQAVTMGEEASRFSQELFKNDAYSDYLFFHGLSVQMAEALAEWTHARIRRECGFQDPDGMPIREVLAQRYRGSRYSFGYPACPTVGDSRQQLEWLGADRIGLQMDDSEQLHPEQSTTALVALHSKARYFSA from the coding sequence ATGCAGTCAGACAAGGTGGCGCCGACGACAGCTGCGAGCCGCTTTCTGACCCGGTTGCATTCCCCTGATCGGCCGGTCCTCGTGTTTGACGGTGCTACAGGGACCTCCCTTCAACAGTTGAACCTCACTGCAGAGGATTTCGGCGGCGCAGAACTGGAAGGCTGCAACGAGAACCTCGTGATCACGAGACCAGATGCGGTTCAGGCGGTGCACCGTCAGTTTCTTGAAGCGGGTTGTGACGTCATCGAGACCGACAGCTTCGGAGCTGCATCCGTGGTCCTTGCTGAATACGGACTAGAGGATCAGGCCTTCCTGCTCAATCAACGGGCTGCCGAACTAGCCCGAGCTGTCGCTGATGAGTACAGCACGGAAGCAAAGCCAAGGTTTGTAGCCGGATCGATGGGGCCAACCACCAAGCTCCCGACGCTGGGTCATATCGAGTTCGACACCTTGCGTTCGGCTTACCAAGAGCAGGCGGAAGGATTACTGGCCGGGGGTGTTGATCTGTACATCGTCGAGACATGTCAAGACGTGCTGCAGATCAAGGCTGCTCTCCAGGGCATTGAAGCGGCCTTCGAAAAGGCCGGTGAACGGCGGCCACTGATGGTGTCGGTGACGATGGAGACCACAGGCACCATGCTCGTGGGATCGGATATTGCCGCTGTTGTTGCAATCCTAGAACCATTTCCGATCGACATCCTTGGCCTGAATTGCGCCACAGGACCGGAGCAGATGAAAGAACACATCCGCTACCTGGCGGAGCAGTCCCCCTTTGTGGTGAGCTGCATCCCCAATGCCGGCTTACCAGAGAATGTGGGTGGGGTCGCGCACTACCGGCTGCAACCCATGGAGCTGAAGATGCAGCTGATGCACTTCGTCGAAGATCTTGGTGTGCAAGTGATTGGTGGTTGTTGTGGCACAACGCCAGCACATATCCAAGCGCTGGCCGAGCTTGCTGAAGATCTCAAGGCTGCTGAGCGTCCATCGCGTCATAGCGCCATGGAGCGGACCCAGTTGAGCTATGAGCCGGCTGCAGCGTCGATCTATGGAGCCACCACCTATCACCAAGACAATTCATTTCTGATCGTCGGAGAACGATTGAATGCAAGTGGCTCCAAGAAGGTAAGGGAACTTCTGAATGCAGAAGACTGGGATGGCCTGGTCGCTGTTGCTAGAGGACAAGTCAAGGAAAATGCTCACATCCTCGATGTGAATGTTGACTACGTGGGGCGTGATGGCGAACGTGATATGCACGAGCTGGTCTCACGCGTTGTCACCAACATCAACCTGCCGTTAATGCTCGACTCGACTGAGTGGCAAAAGATGGAAGCAGGTTTGAAAGTGGCTGGCGGCAAGTGCATTCTCAACTCGACCAACTATGAGGATGGAGATGAACGGTTTTTCAAAGTTCTCGAACTAGCCAGGCGTTATGGAGCTGCCGTCGTCATTGGCACGATTGATGAAGAAGGGATGGCACGAACCGCCGACAAGAAGGTGGCAATTGCCAAACGCGCCTATCGAGATGCCGTTGAGTATGGAATTCCAGCGCGTGAAATTTTCTATGACCCGTTAGCACTGCCGATTTCCACGGGTATCGAAGAAGATCGCCGCAATGGCCTGGAAACCATTGAAGCGATCCGTCGCATTCGCTCAGAACTGCCAGGCGTTCATGTGCTGCTGGGAGTCTCCAATGTGAGCTTCGGTCTCTCGCCCGCAGCACGAATCAGTCTCAACTCAGTCTTCCTTCATGACTGTTGTGAGGCAGGAATGGATGCTGCGATCGTTTCTCCGGCAAAGATCTTGCCTCTGATCAAGATCAGCGAAGAGCATCAACAGGTCTGCCGTGACCTGATTCTTGATCGACGACGGTTTGAAGGTGGCGTCTGTAGCTACGACCCCCTCACTGAACTCACCACGTTATTTGAGGGTGTCAGCGCGAAGGAGGCACGTCAATCAGGCCCCTCCTTAACAGATCTTCCCATTGAAGAGCGCCTTAAGCAGCACATCATCGATGGTGAGCGCATCGGCCTCGAGGAAGCTCTCAACCTAGGACTGCAACAGTACGCACCCCTAGAAATCGTTAACACCTACCTGCTGGATGGCATGAAGGTCGTGGGTGATCTGTTTGGTTCTGGGCAAATGCAATTGCCCTTTGTGCTCCAATCCGCAGAAACCATGAAAGCGGCTGTTGCCTACCTGGAACCGCACATGGAGAAAACGGATGGCAAGCGCTCAGCAAAGGCGAAGTTCTTGATCGCAACCGTGAAGGGGGACGTGCATGATATTGGCAAGAATCTTGTCGATATTATCCTCACTAACAATGGCTATGAAGTGATTAACTTAGGGATCAAGCAAGATGTTGGAGCCATCATTGCGGCTCAGCAGGAACATCAGGCCGATTGCATTGCCATGAGTGGATTGTTGGTCAAATCAACAGCATTCATGAAAGACAACCTCGAAGCCTTCAACGAGGCTGGTATCAGCGTTCCAGTCATTCTTGGTGGCGCAGCGCTGACCCCACGCTTTGTCAACAAAGACTGCAGTGAGGTTTACAAGGGAAAGGTGGTTTATGGCCGTGACGCATTCACCGACTTACGGTTTATGGATGCCTTCGTCAGTGCACGCAGCGAAGGCTCTTGGGATGATCATCAGGGATTCCTGAATGGAATTCCCGAGGGCGTTGGCCTGGCAGCCAGTGGATTCTCCGATGATCGTGAAGCCGTAGATGGTGAGGCGGACGCGTCGGTCCAACCCACCACGTCCGTCGGTGCATCGCCTGATCCACAACCCCTCAGCACTGAGCGTTCGGATGCCGTGCCTGCTGAGACCGCCAACAAGCCCCCGTTCCTGGGCTCACATCTGCTTCAAGGGGAACCTGATATCCCACTCGAGCAAGTGATCGCCTATCTCGATCGTCAGGCCCTATTCGCTGGCCAATGGCAGATGCGCAAAACCAAAGAGCAAAGCCGCGAGGACTATGAGGCGCAGCTTGAGGAAACAGCAGAACCGATTCTTCAGAACTGGTTGAATCGGATCCGCGAGGAGCATCTCTTGCAACCGGCAGTGGCTTATGGCTATTTCCCCTGTGGTCGTGATGGCAACAGCTTGATTGTTTTTGCGGAGGACGCGACGACAACACTCGGTCGCTTCGATCTCCCTCGTCAACGCAGCGGCAACCGCTATTGCATCGCTGATTTCTTTAGGGACCTGGAAGGCGGACGTCCCAGCGATGTGCTTCCCATGCAAGCGGTGACGATGGGAGAAGAAGCCAGCCGATTCAGCCAAGAGCTCTTCAAGAACGATGCCTACAGCGACTATCTGTTCTTCCATGGATTGTCGGTGCAGATGGCTGAGGCCCTCGCTGAGTGGACCCATGCGCGGATCCGTCGCGAGTGTGGCTTCCAGGATCCGGATGGCATGCCAATCCGTGAGGTGCTGGCCCAGCGCTATCGAGGCAGCCGCTACTCCTTTGGTTATCCGGCATGTCCGACGGTCGGCGATTCGCGTCAACAACTGGAATGGCTCGGAGCAGACCGCATTGGTTTGCAGATGGATGACTCCGAGCAACTCCACCCGGAGCAGAGCACCACGGCCTTGGTGGCTCTCCACAGCAAAGCGCGATATTTCAGCGCCTGA
- a CDS encoding branched-chain amino acid transaminase produces the protein MHQFLPYAWFQGRCIPFEEAKVSIATHALHYGTGAFGGMRAIPDPANPNQVLLFRADRHARRLSQSARLLLAELSEETVMEALTAMLKANRPTTPIYLRPFVYTSDLGIAPRLHNIETDFLIYGLELGDYLAPEGVSCRISSWTRQEDRSLPLRGKISGAYITSSLAKTEAVKSGFDEALLLNSRGKISEASGMNLFIVRDGQLITPGVDQDILEGITRASVIELAKSMGLEVLERPVDKTELFIADEVFLTGTAAKITPIRQLESTVLQSERPVMEALRERLVAITEGRDREFDHWVTRIELGD, from the coding sequence ATGCACCAGTTCCTGCCGTACGCCTGGTTTCAAGGCCGCTGCATCCCTTTTGAGGAAGCCAAGGTATCGATCGCCACCCACGCGCTGCACTACGGCACCGGTGCATTCGGTGGCATGCGTGCCATTCCTGATCCTGCCAATCCCAATCAAGTCCTGCTGTTCAGGGCGGATCGGCATGCCCGCAGGCTGAGCCAAAGTGCCCGGCTGCTTCTCGCCGAACTGAGTGAAGAGACGGTGATGGAGGCTCTGACGGCGATGCTGAAGGCGAACCGGCCCACCACTCCCATCTACCTGCGGCCCTTCGTTTACACCAGTGATTTAGGGATTGCGCCAAGGCTGCACAACATCGAAACGGATTTCCTGATCTATGGCCTCGAACTTGGTGACTATCTGGCGCCAGAGGGTGTGAGCTGCAGGATCAGCAGCTGGACCAGACAGGAGGATCGCTCCCTGCCCCTTCGCGGAAAAATCAGTGGTGCCTACATCACCAGCTCTCTGGCCAAGACAGAGGCGGTCAAGAGTGGATTTGATGAAGCCCTGCTCTTGAACAGCCGCGGAAAAATCAGCGAGGCGAGCGGCATGAACCTGTTCATCGTCCGTGATGGCCAGTTGATTACGCCGGGCGTCGACCAAGACATCCTCGAAGGCATCACCCGCGCCAGCGTGATCGAACTGGCGAAATCCATGGGCCTGGAGGTCCTGGAACGGCCAGTCGACAAAACGGAACTGTTCATCGCTGATGAGGTGTTTCTGACTGGCACAGCAGCGAAGATCACTCCCATTCGTCAGTTGGAATCAACGGTTCTCCAGAGTGAGCGTCCGGTCATGGAGGCCCTGCGAGAACGACTCGTCGCCATTACAGAGGGGCGTGACCGGGAGTTTGATCACTGGGTGACCCGGATCGAACTCGGCGACTGA
- the cobN gene encoding cobaltochelatase subunit CobN, translating into MHRLSHLPGSDQDDGVVLVEQPSAPVLWLTSAQTDLSTLASVLERPDRNAWRGRIRALSLDALQHPAQIDHYLATTGAAAKLIVVRLLGGRGHWSYGLEQLDRWRRSQAGRTTLILAGTPDQDRALHSLGCYPEPLSDRLASLLREGGLDNQALFLEVLDALLNNHHPDPATIQPRVMEDPSPWRWKDQPGPRVGIILYRALARAGDTAVAEALLAALENEGLVPRALWVSSLRDPAVQQGTLHLLQQQKVDVVITTTAFASVQFEEAGLGCPLFDRLDCPVLQLLSSGRSRDSWAASSRGLDPLDLSLQVVLPELDGRITTRVGGFRELTKAHGDLATAIHALKPDPEGIDWVVRHASAWINLRQTEPSKRRLALIMANYPIRNGRLANGVGLDTPASLHNALQWLQESGYDLGREPLPATPEALMASLLAGRTNDPESQHLPSLDHLSLEDYQRWWQSLPADAQEPILKRWGDPEQAEDLETLCDGRKGFAVHGLRFGGLTLLVQPSRGYDADQLSDLHSPDLPPPHRYLAQYLWLRVVHGTQMMVHMGKHGSAEWLPGKSVGLSRRCGPSLALGPVPHLYPFIVNDPGEGSQAKRRGHAVILDHLTPPLGRAGSHGELERLERLLDESVEARELNASRCRQLDLQLLKLLLELNWPGLPQLAAEGEPTPEDFFAASEWMACLEQAETYLCELKESQIRTGLHRLGMPPSGDAMTELVLATARCPGPDRLGLTQAIARLLGFRCDPWCDEDGVALAESDRRLLHQLGVPQGRRVSDVVAWLEDQALRLIRRDLILNGGSTSTAWDDFELHPALLSWVTEGTDPALQHLHSSLIPAFLACAERERSGFLHSVAGGRLASGPSGAPTRGRPDVLPTGRNFYSVDLRGLPTEAAWDLGRRSAEQLLELYLLEHGEPLRHLALSVWGTATMRNGGEDIAQMLALMGVRPVWDGPMRRMVDLELIPLSLLDRPRVDVTLRISGLFRDAFPQLVLWVNRALQLVAQCNEEKLWNPLADSTRHSGPQHRIFGSAPGAYGAGLQALIDSGQWENQSDLAEAYLTWSRWRYDGSAEPIEDREALESSLKNVQVVLHNQDNREHDLLDSDDYYQFHGGLAAAVTSVKGESAEVWFSDHSRRERLRQHPLSREIDKVVRSRLLNPRWIEGMRSHGYKGAFEMAASLDYLFAYDASTGLVPDWCYSSVQDSWLDEQANAEFLKRHNPWALRDMAERLLEAANRGLWDCSDQARLERLRDIVLNAEGCIETGAFRPTADR; encoded by the coding sequence ATGCATCGTTTGAGCCACCTTCCTGGATCCGATCAGGACGACGGTGTCGTTCTGGTGGAACAACCCAGCGCCCCTGTGCTTTGGCTCACCAGCGCCCAGACCGATCTCTCCACCCTCGCTTCGGTCCTTGAAAGGCCTGATCGCAACGCCTGGCGGGGGCGCATCCGTGCCCTTTCCCTGGACGCACTCCAGCATCCCGCCCAGATTGACCATTACCTGGCCACAACAGGGGCTGCCGCCAAGCTGATTGTTGTTCGTCTCCTAGGCGGACGCGGCCATTGGTCCTACGGACTGGAACAACTGGATCGTTGGAGGAGGTCCCAAGCGGGCCGCACCACCCTGATCTTGGCTGGTACGCCTGATCAGGATCGTGCCCTGCATTCCCTGGGCTGTTATCCAGAACCACTCAGCGATCGATTGGCCAGCCTCTTGCGTGAAGGTGGTTTGGACAATCAGGCCCTTTTTCTCGAGGTGCTTGATGCTCTTCTGAACAACCATCACCCGGATCCGGCGACGATTCAGCCGCGTGTCATGGAGGATCCTTCGCCCTGGCGTTGGAAGGATCAACCTGGCCCAAGGGTTGGAATCATCCTCTACCGAGCACTCGCCCGGGCCGGAGACACTGCTGTTGCCGAAGCCCTCCTGGCCGCCCTTGAAAACGAAGGTTTGGTCCCTCGTGCTCTTTGGGTAAGCAGCCTCCGTGATCCCGCCGTTCAACAAGGGACGTTGCACTTACTCCAACAGCAGAAGGTGGATGTGGTGATTACCACCACGGCCTTCGCCTCCGTTCAGTTCGAGGAGGCGGGTCTTGGCTGCCCATTGTTTGACCGCTTGGACTGTCCCGTTCTTCAGCTGCTCAGCAGTGGTCGGTCTCGCGACTCCTGGGCCGCATCATCGCGAGGTCTTGACCCCCTTGATCTCTCTCTCCAGGTGGTACTCCCCGAGCTGGATGGAAGGATCACCACCCGAGTGGGTGGATTTCGTGAGCTGACCAAGGCCCATGGAGATCTGGCGACGGCCATCCATGCCCTAAAGCCTGATCCAGAAGGGATCGACTGGGTCGTTCGTCATGCCTCAGCGTGGATCAACCTGCGGCAAACCGAGCCCAGCAAGCGGCGCTTGGCGTTGATCATGGCCAACTACCCGATCCGTAACGGACGGTTAGCCAATGGGGTTGGCTTGGACACCCCCGCGAGCCTTCACAACGCCTTGCAGTGGCTTCAAGAGTCTGGGTATGACCTTGGCCGTGAACCCTTGCCAGCGACCCCAGAGGCCCTCATGGCTTCACTCCTGGCCGGTCGAACCAATGACCCTGAAAGTCAGCATCTGCCTTCACTGGATCATCTGTCTCTAGAGGACTACCAGCGTTGGTGGCAGAGCCTTCCCGCCGACGCCCAGGAGCCCATTCTCAAGCGTTGGGGGGATCCCGAGCAAGCAGAGGATTTGGAGACCCTTTGCGACGGCCGCAAAGGATTTGCCGTTCATGGTCTTCGCTTTGGAGGTCTGACCCTTCTCGTACAACCCAGTCGCGGCTATGACGCTGACCAACTCAGTGATCTCCATTCCCCGGATCTACCTCCTCCCCATCGTTATCTCGCCCAGTACCTCTGGCTTCGTGTAGTCCACGGGACCCAAATGATGGTGCACATGGGCAAACACGGAAGTGCCGAGTGGCTTCCGGGAAAAAGTGTTGGATTGAGTCGTCGATGTGGTCCGTCCTTGGCGCTAGGGCCCGTCCCGCATCTGTATCCCTTCATTGTGAACGATCCCGGCGAGGGATCTCAGGCCAAACGTCGTGGCCATGCCGTCATCCTCGATCACCTCACACCGCCGCTCGGTCGTGCTGGCAGTCATGGAGAACTGGAACGTTTGGAACGGTTACTCGATGAATCCGTCGAAGCCCGTGAGTTGAATGCCAGTCGTTGTCGACAACTCGACCTGCAGTTGTTGAAGCTGCTCTTGGAGTTGAACTGGCCTGGGTTGCCCCAACTGGCTGCTGAAGGCGAACCCACTCCAGAGGATTTTTTTGCAGCCTCTGAGTGGATGGCTTGTTTAGAGCAGGCTGAAACCTATTTATGTGAACTCAAGGAATCTCAAATTCGCACTGGTCTCCATCGTTTGGGCATGCCTCCCAGTGGCGATGCGATGACCGAATTGGTGTTGGCTACAGCTCGATGCCCAGGTCCTGATCGGCTCGGATTGACCCAGGCAATCGCCAGATTGCTTGGCTTCCGTTGCGACCCTTGGTGTGATGAAGATGGTGTTGCCCTGGCTGAATCGGATCGACGCCTGCTTCATCAACTTGGTGTCCCCCAGGGTCGCAGGGTCTCCGATGTTGTCGCCTGGTTGGAGGATCAAGCGCTCCGGTTGATCCGGCGCGATTTGATCCTCAATGGTGGCTCGACCTCGACGGCTTGGGACGACTTTGAGCTCCATCCAGCGCTGCTGTCTTGGGTGACTGAAGGAACGGATCCAGCGTTGCAACACCTCCATTCCAGCTTGATTCCAGCCTTTCTTGCCTGTGCTGAACGAGAGCGCTCAGGCTTCCTACATTCGGTGGCTGGTGGTCGGCTAGCGAGTGGTCCCTCGGGCGCCCCGACGCGAGGACGGCCTGACGTGCTCCCGACGGGCCGCAACTTTTATTCGGTCGATCTTCGTGGTCTTCCAACCGAGGCCGCCTGGGATCTCGGCAGACGCAGTGCCGAACAGTTGCTTGAGCTTTACCTGCTTGAACATGGGGAACCTCTTCGCCATTTGGCTCTTTCCGTCTGGGGCACCGCGACCATGCGCAACGGAGGCGAGGATATTGCTCAGATGCTCGCTCTGATGGGGGTTCGTCCGGTCTGGGATGGGCCGATGCGGCGCATGGTTGACCTCGAACTGATCCCTCTCTCTCTGCTTGATCGTCCTCGCGTGGATGTGACCCTGCGGATTTCAGGCCTATTCAGGGATGCATTTCCGCAGCTCGTGCTTTGGGTGAACAGAGCGTTGCAACTGGTTGCTCAATGCAATGAGGAGAAGTTGTGGAACCCCTTAGCTGATTCGACAAGACACTCAGGGCCACAGCACAGGATCTTTGGTTCCGCCCCTGGCGCTTACGGCGCTGGACTTCAGGCATTGATCGATTCAGGGCAATGGGAGAACCAGAGCGATCTTGCGGAGGCTTATCTGACTTGGAGTCGTTGGCGATATGACGGCTCCGCAGAGCCCATTGAGGACCGTGAGGCCCTTGAGTCCAGCCTCAAAAATGTTCAGGTTGTCTTGCATAACCAGGACAACCGAGAACACGACCTTCTCGATTCAGATGATTACTACCAATTTCATGGCGGTCTTGCTGCTGCTGTCACCAGCGTGAAGGGTGAGAGCGCTGAGGTCTGGTTTTCAGATCATTCCCGCCGGGAGCGACTACGACAGCACCCCCTTTCACGGGAGATCGACAAAGTGGTGCGCTCCCGACTTTTGAACCCTCGCTGGATCGAAGGCATGCGCAGTCATGGATACAAAGGCGCTTTTGAAATGGCAGCCAGCTTGGATTACTTATTTGCCTATGACGCCAGCACAGGCCTTGTGCCTGATTGGTGTTACAGCTCTGTTCAGGACAGCTGGTTGGATGAGCAGGCGAATGCTGAATTTCTCAAGCGCCACAACCCCTGGGCCCTCCGCGACATGGCCGAGAGGCTGTTGGAAGCCGCCAATCGCGGTTTATGGGACTGTTCCGATCAGGCCAGGTTGGAGCGCTTGCGCGACATCGTTCTCAACGCTGAGGGATGCATTGAGACCGGTGCATTCAGACCGACAGCTGATCGTTGA
- a CDS encoding PHP domain-containing protein: MPSDRHPLHSVLETVGPESCPGAINFHCHTICSDGSLDPIALIGQAHERQLEHLAVTDHHSVAAFQPMQDWLKAQQDQGRSVPTLWSGMEISCVLQGCLVHVLALGFKPGHTALKAYSQGDAAVGESLRAETVRKAIHEAGGLAVLAHPARYRLGFNELIDAAAELGFDGGEAWYDYDMQPTWSATPLICDRIDQQLKNLGLLRTCGTDTHGEDLRGR, translated from the coding sequence ATGCCCTCTGATCGTCATCCCCTTCATTCCGTCCTTGAAACCGTGGGTCCGGAGAGCTGCCCAGGGGCCATCAACTTTCACTGCCACACGATCTGCAGCGATGGAAGCCTGGATCCCATCGCTCTGATTGGCCAGGCCCACGAGAGGCAGCTGGAACACCTTGCAGTGACCGATCACCACAGTGTCGCGGCCTTTCAGCCAATGCAGGACTGGCTCAAGGCTCAACAGGATCAGGGCAGAAGCGTTCCCACCCTTTGGAGTGGCATGGAAATCAGTTGCGTTCTTCAAGGCTGCCTCGTGCATGTGCTCGCCCTTGGCTTCAAGCCTGGCCACACCGCCTTGAAGGCTTACAGCCAAGGGGATGCTGCCGTGGGAGAGAGTTTGCGTGCTGAGACGGTTCGCAAAGCCATCCATGAGGCTGGTGGGCTGGCGGTTCTGGCCCATCCCGCCAGATATCGGCTCGGGTTCAACGAATTGATTGATGCCGCAGCCGAACTCGGTTTCGATGGTGGGGAGGCCTGGTACGACTACGACATGCAACCCACGTGGTCAGCCACCCCATTGATCTGCGACCGGATCGATCAACAGTTGAAGAACCTTGGCCTTTTGCGTACGTGTGGAACCGATACCCACGGAGAAGACCTCAGAGGTCGCTAA
- the hemJ gene encoding protoporphyrinogen oxidase HemJ: MTFPPEAYLWFKTLHIVGVVVWFAGLFYLVRLFIYHVEAQELAPELRDAFQGQYALMERRLANIITTPGMVVAVTMAVGLLLVQPSWLQQGWMHAKLGFVAALLAYHWFCYCLMGQLQKGECRWNGRQLRALNELPTLLLVIVVMLVVFKNQFPTGAATWFMVALVVFMAASIQFYARWRRLRAEASSGQADAL; this comes from the coding sequence ATGACGTTTCCTCCCGAGGCCTATCTCTGGTTTAAGACCCTCCACATCGTGGGCGTGGTCGTGTGGTTTGCAGGCCTCTTCTACCTCGTTCGCCTGTTCATCTATCACGTCGAAGCCCAAGAGCTAGCACCTGAGTTGCGCGATGCCTTCCAGGGGCAGTACGCCTTGATGGAACGACGGCTGGCGAACATCATCACCACCCCTGGCATGGTCGTAGCGGTGACGATGGCCGTGGGACTGCTGCTTGTGCAGCCCAGTTGGTTACAACAAGGTTGGATGCACGCCAAGCTTGGGTTTGTGGCAGCACTGCTGGCCTATCACTGGTTCTGTTACTGCCTGATGGGTCAGCTGCAAAAAGGGGAGTGCCGATGGAACGGACGTCAGCTTCGTGCTCTCAACGAATTACCAACGCTTCTTCTCGTCATCGTGGTGATGCTGGTTGTCTTCAAGAACCAGTTCCCAACAGGTGCAGCCACTTGGTTCATGGTGGCCCTGGTTGTGTTCATGGCGGCATCCATCCAGTTCTATGCCCGCTGGCGCCGCCTGCGCGCTGAAGCCTCCTCAGGACAAGCCGATGCCCTCTGA